From the Pseudomonadota bacterium genome, the window GATGCCCTCTACCATGACTTCGGCTAAAGACGGGCCTAAAACCGCGGCCATATCAAAATCATCGGAGACCAGCACCCCGACAAAACCCAGCTCGCGGCGGGCGATGTCCTCAAGAAAAACCCTGGAAAAGGGCACGCTGTGAGCATCAATGGCCGGAAAAGACAGATGGGCCGCCATCATCATGCGCACTCCGGCTTTGACCGCGCCGGCAAAAGGCAGCAGATGAGGTTTGAGTTCGGACCGGCTTAACGACGCCACCGGCAGGCGCTCGTGGCTGTCTTCGACCACCGTTCCATGCCCGGGGAAATGTTTGACGCAGGCGGCGATTCCGACCTTCTGCAAGCCCTCGATGTAGGCCTTGACCTGGGCCGCGACCAAGGACGGTTGCTCACCGAAACAGCGCTCTTTCAGAACCCGGCTTTGCGGGCTCAGAAGATCGGCGACCGGAGCCAGATTGCAGTTTATGCCGATCGTGCTTAAAGCTCTGCCCAGCTCGGCGGCCTCGGCCCGGGTCTTGGCCAAATCATTTTGCCGGCCCAGCCCCGCCGCGCCGGTAAACTCCGGGAAACCCTCGCGCAGGCGTCTGACCGGTCCACCCTCCTGATCAATCGCGATCAACAGGGGGGGCATTCCCGCCGGACGCCGAAGTCCCTGAAGCTCGGCGATCAGAACCGCCGCTTTTTTCGGCGTCACGCAGTTACGGGCAAAGAGAATAACCCCGCCCGGAGGATAACGAGTGAAGGCCGCGATTTCAGCCGGGCTCAGTTTCTCCCCCAGAACCCCGACCATGAGCAGGCCGCTGTAGGCTTGTTCCGATTTCAAGCGTTTAAGATCCTTGCTGCCATTAAATTCAATCCGAATTGAGTTCCAGTCCGCCGCCCCGGCGCTTCAGGCCAGACCGCGCCGAACCCGCTCCCAGGCGAAATGCGGCCCGGGATCGGTTTTACGCTCCGGGGCAATGTGACAATGCCCGACAATCCGATCCGCCGTAAGCCCCGGATAACGCCCGCGCAAATCCCGCAGTAACTCAATGAGAACTTCATACTGGGGCTCGGTAAAGGGCTGAATGTCGTCCCCTTCAAGTTCTATACCAAGAGAAAAGTCATTACAGTTGTGCCGGTCCGCGAAACAACTGACCCCGGCATGCCAGGCTCGCATATCTTCCGCGACGAAACGAATCAAACGCCCCCGGCGCTCAATGAAATAGTGGGCCGAGACCCGCAAAGTCGCGATCGCGGCAAAATAAGGGTCGGCCTTCGGGTCCAGAACATTGGTGAAAAAATCCACCACCCGGCCCGTGCCGAATTTTCCCGGCGGCAGACTGATGGCGTGAATCACCACCAGATCAATTAAAGCCGCGGGCGGACGCTCGTCAAAATTGGGGCTCGCGATTTCAAGAATGTTCAGACAAACCTCCCGGACACAGTTTTAAAATCGGGCATTCCCGGCAACGGGGGCCGCGGGCCGAACAGATCTGGCGACCATGATATATCAAGAGATGGGAAAACAGGTTTCCGGCCATCTCCGGCACCACCGCTTCCAAATCCCGCTCAATCCGAACCGGTTCGGAACTTCTGGTCAGTCTCAGCCGCCGACTCAACCGTTTGACATGGGTATCGACCACGATTCCTTGCAAACCCTTGATTTCTCCCAGAACGACATTGGCGGTTTTCCGCCCGACTCCCGCCAGAGCCACCATCTCTTCCAGGGTGACGGGCAGACGGCCGCCGTGCCGTTCCCGCAGCTGCCGACAGCAGGTTTTGATATTTCTCGCCTTATGACGAAAAAAACCGGTGCTTTTAATCAGCTCTTCCAGTTCTGCGAGTTCCGCCGCGGCCAACGCCTCGACATCCGGAAAACGCGCGAACAAAAACGGGGTTACCTGATTCACCCGGACATCGGTACACTGGGCCGAGAGGATAACCGCGACCAACAGCTGCAGGGGGCTGTGATAAATCAGGGCGCAGCCGGCGTTCGGATAAAGCCGCGAAAGTCCCAGGATAATGCCTCGCACCCGTTCCCGACGCGCG encodes:
- a CDS encoding glycoside hydrolase family 3 protein, which codes for MKSEQAYSGLLMVGVLGEKLSPAEIAAFTRYPPGGVILFARNCVTPKKAAVLIAELQGLRRPAGMPPLLIAIDQEGGPVRRLREGFPEFTGAAGLGRQNDLAKTRAEAAELGRALSTIGINCNLAPVADLLSPQSRVLKERCFGEQPSLVAAQVKAYIEGLQKVGIAACVKHFPGHGTVVEDSHERLPVASLSRSELKPHLLPFAGAVKAGVRMMMAAHLSFPAIDAHSVPFSRVFLEDIARRELGFVGVLVSDDFDMAAVLGPSLAEVMVEGITAGLDLVLWGRNLRPLADPGPVLAEFCTRLRQSGPRKRELREKLERLFSLREKLAEGKAFAS
- the ampD gene encoding 1,6-anhydro-N-acetylmuramyl-L-alanine amidase AmpD — translated: MASPNFDERPPAALIDLVVIHAISLPPGKFGTGRVVDFFTNVLDPKADPYFAAIATLRVSAHYFIERRGRLIRFVAEDMRAWHAGVSCFADRHNCNDFSLGIELEGDDIQPFTEPQYEVLIELLRDLRGRYPGLTADRIVGHCHIAPERKTDPGPHFAWERVRRGLA
- the nth gene encoding endonuclease III, producing the protein MKALVANGRKREGLRARRERVRGIILGLSRLYPNAGCALIYHSPLQLLVAVILSAQCTDVRVNQVTPFLFARFPDVEALAAAELAELEELIKSTGFFRHKARNIKTCCRQLRERHGGRLPVTLEEMVALAGVGRKTANVVLGEIKGLQGIVVDTHVKRLSRRLRLTRSSEPVRIERDLEAVVPEMAGNLFSHLLIYHGRQICSARGPRCRECPILKLCPGGLSEHS